The DNA sequence ACCCTCTGTCGGGTTCAAATCCCTCTCGGGCGGGCTCCGCCAAAGGCCGGTGCTATCCGGTTACGTCGTACTATTTTTTTTTGCTGTATGGCGGAGAGAGAGGGATTCGAACCCTCGATGGGGGATAAACCCCATACTCCCTTAGCAGGGGAGCGCCTTCAGCCACTCGGCCATCTCTCCTTTGCGAGCGCGCAAGGATACTAAATGAAAAGGGCCAACGTAAAGGGCCTTATCACTCGGAAGAAACTTCTTCCCCGTTTTTCTCGCGCTGAATCCGCTCATAGATCTCCTCACGATGCACCGAGACATCCTTGGGAGCATTCACACCGATACGGACCTGATTACCCTTGATACCCAGAACCGTTACCGTCACTTCATCACCAATCACGAGCGTCTCACCGACTCGCCGAGTCAAAATCAACATGGTCTATACTCTCCTCAGTACAATCCGTTTTTCCATTAGCGTGAATGCTTCACACTGTCCTGTTCGACAGCCCATCCGCCACAGAGTGCTGTCGTTGAATCACCGGGCCGCACATTGTGTGCGACAAATCACGCTTCCGTGGATGCAACCGGCTCCTGGTCGAGCTTAAAGGCATTGTGCAGGGCACGTACGCCAAGCTCCAGGTATTTTTCGTCAATAACCACCGAAATCTTAATTTCCGAGGTGGAGATCATCCGAATATTGATACTCTCTTTGGCCAGTGCCGCGAACATGGTACTGGCGATACCAGCGTGCGAACGCATCCCCACGCCGACCAGCGATATCTTCGCTATCCGGTTGTCACCAGCTACTTCCCGCGCCCCCACCTCATTTGCGGTCTTGCGCAACATGTCCAGTGCGTTTTGGTAATCGTTGCGGTGCACAGTGAACGTGAAATCGGTCATTGAACCGTCTGCACTGACATTCTGAACGATCATATCGACTTCAATGTTCGCCTCACCGATGGGCCCGAGAATCGAGGAGGCGATGCCCGGCTGATCCGGCACCCCCTGAATGGTCAACTTGGCCTCGTCACGGTTGAAGGCGATACCGGAGATCAGCGGTTCTTCCATTCCGTCTTCCTCATAGGTAATCAGCGTACCGGGACCTTCCTGAAAAGAGGAGAGGACCCGCAGCGGGACATTGTATTTTCCGGCGAACTCGACGGCACGGATCTGCAGTACCTTCGAACCCTGGCTGGCCATCTCCAGCATCTCCTCGAAGGTCACCCGCTCCAGCCTGCGTGCGCCGGAGACAACCCGCGGGTCGGTGGTGTAGACCCCGTCCACATCGGTATAAATCTGACACTCGTCGGCCGTGAGCGCCGCCGCCAGTGCGACAGCCGTGGTATCCGAGCCACCACGCCCCAGGGTCGTGATATTGCCTTCCTCATCCATCCCCTGGAAACCGGCGACGACGACGACACGACCTGCCCCCAGGTCCTCGCGAACCCGCTCCTCGTCGATTCCCAGGATGCGCGCCTTGCTGTGGGCACTATCGGTGAGAATATTCACCTGCGCACCGGTGTAAGAGCGGGCCTCGCAACCCAATTGCTGGAGCGCCATGGACAAAAGGGCGATGGTCACCTGCTCGCCCGTGGAGAGCAACACGTCCATCTCCCGCACATCCGGCTCAGGCATAATGCTCTTCGCCAGGTCGGTGAGCCGGTTGGTTTCACCGCTCATCGCTGACACGACAACGACGATATCGTCGCCGCGATCACGGAATGTCTTGACCTTTCGCGCGACATTGGTAATCCGGTCTGCGCTGCCGACGGAGGTGCCGCCATATTTCTGTACGATTAACGCCATATAATTCAGCCGTTATTTGTATTCAGCCGTTACGTTCACGAGCGGAAAGATCCGGCTTCGTGGTATTCCGCAACAATACGAGGGTCCGGAAGCGAAAAGTACCCGATTCGGTGCAATTCCGCAGTGCCCGGAAGCCTTGAAAAGGCCGCTGATTAAACACTAAATCAGCCCGGAATTAAAGGGTGTCGGGCGCGTGCCTGCAGGCTCCACCTCTCTTGCCGGACACCACCTTCGGACAAATTTGACCCGTTCATCCCTGTCCGAAACCCCTGCGTGTCGCCGGAGAGAGAAAGAGCGGGTTAGCCACCGAGTCGTTCACGGACCCAAGCCTCGACGGAACCGAGGGCCTCATCCAGTGCCTCCGGCCGGTCCCCGCCAGCCATCGCCATATCGGGCCGACCACCACCCTTGCCGCCCACCTGACCAGCAACGGTGTTCACCAAATCACCCGCCTTGACCCGGTCAGTCAGGTCCCTGGTGACGCCGGCCGCGAGATTCACTTTGCCTTTGCCGGATGTACCTAACACGATGATGGCCGAACCCAATTTGTTCTTGAGCTGATCCATGGTGTCTCGCAAGGACTTGGGATCCGCCCCTTCGAGGTTGGCCGAGAGCACCTTGATGCCGTCGACTTCCACAGCCCTGGACACAAGGTCAGAGCCCCGGGCACTGGCCAGCTTGCCCTTCAGCTTCTCCAGCTCTTTCTCCAGACCGCGGCTGCGCTCAACCAGCTGTTCGACCTTTTCGACGACCGATTCGCGGCTACCCTTGACCAGGCCCGCCACTCGATCAAGCCGTGCCTCGCTATCATCCAGGTGACGCAGGGCCTGTGCTCCACAGACCGCCTCGATGCGGCGTACGCCCGCAGCCACCCCCGCCTCGGAGAGGATCCGGCACAGACCGACATCGCCGGTACGCTGCACGTGCGTGCCACCACAAAGCTCGACGGAGAAATCGCCCATCCGCAGTACCCGCACCTCATTGCCGTATTTCTCCCCGAACAGCGCCATGGCCCCGGACTCCCTGGCCTCCTCCAGTGCCATGATCTCCGCTTCAACCGGTACGTTCTCGCGGATCTGCTGGTTGACCAGCGCCTCGATCTCCTTGAGCTGCTCCGGAGTCACTGCCTCGAAATGGGAAAAATCGAAGCGCAGCCGATCGGCTGCGACCAGTGAACCCTTCTGCTGGACGTGTTCGCCAAGGATCCCGCGCAGGGCCGCGTGGAGCAGGTGGGTGGCCGAATGGTGGCGGACCGTATCACCGCGCAGATCGGGGTCCACGTGCGCCTTGACCATACCACCCTTGCGCAGCTCCCCGTGGCTGACCATGCCGAAATGGGCGTGGACCCGGCCCAATTTCCGGGTGTCGCGCACATCAAAGCTGCCCTGCTCTCCGGTCAGTGTGCCACAGTCACCCACCTGACCACCCGATTCGGCATAAAAGGGCGTGCGGTCCAGGACCACCAGGCCCTCCTGCCCCTCGTGCAGGATATTGGTCGGCTTGCCATCGGCGTAGAGTTCGAGAATCTCGCCGGAGTCGGTCAGGGATTCGTAACCGGTAAATTCGGTCTCACCTTCGATCTCCAGTTGGTAGGCATATTCCCCGCTGAACTGGCTGGCCGAACGGGCACGCTCACGCTGTACCTCCATCTCCCTCTCGAATCCTGCCATATCCACGGACAGATTCCGTTCCCGGGCGATGTCCGCCGTCAGGTCGGCAGGAAAACCGTAGGTATCGTAGAGCTTGAAGAGCGTTTTCCCCGGGATGTCCCTGCCGGTGAGCCCGCCGATAGCCTCCTCGAGAATGGCCATGCCCTGTTCCAGGGTCTCCGCGAAACGCTCCTCTTCCTGCTTCAGGATCTGCTCGACACGGGCCCGGGACTCCGACAATTCCGGATAGGCGTCCCCCATCTTCTCGGCCAGCGGCGCTACCAACTTGTGAAAGAAGGGCTCACGCAAAGCCAGTTTATGGCCGTGGCGGACGGCACGGCGGATGATGCGACGCAGCACATAGCCGCGCCCCTCGTTGGAGGGAATAACCCCGTCCACCACCAGAAACGCACAGGAGCGGATGTGGTCCGAGATAACCCGCAGGGACTTGTTTTCCAGATCCGTTGTGCCCGCCAAACCGGCCGCAGCCTTGATCAGATGCTGGAACAGATCGATCTCGTAGTTGGAGTGCACCCCCTGCATCACTGCCGCGAGGCGCTCCAGCCCCATGCCGGTATCAACCGAGGGTTCGGGAAGCGGTTTCAGCTCCCCTTTCGCATCACGATCGTACTGCATGAAGACGAGATTCCAGATCTCGATATAGCGATCGCCATCCTCATCGGGGCTTCCGGGGGGTCCCCCGGGGACATCGGGGCCGTGGTCGTAGAAGATCTCCGAGCAGGGGCCGCAGGGACCGGTTTCGCCCATGGACCAGAAGTTATCCTTGGCGCCGCAGCGGGAGAAGCGCTCGGGATCGATCTTCAGCTCCTTGAGCCAAATATCCGCCGCCTCGTCATCGTCTTCATAGACCGTGACCCACAACTTCTCGGCCGGCAGCCCGCAGGTCCGGGTCAGGAAGTCCCAGGCGTAACCAATGGCTTCGCGTTTGAAATAATCGCCAAAGCTGAAGTTGCCGAGCATTTCAAAGAAAGTATGGTGGCGGGCAGTGTAGCCGACATTATCCAAATCGTTGTGCTTGCCGCCGGCACGCACGCAACGCTGGACCGAGGCGGCGCGGCTGTAACTACGCTGCTCCAGCCCCAGAAAGGCGTCCTTGAACTGGACCATACCGGCATTGGTGAACAGAAGCGTCGGGTCGTTGGCAGGAACCAACGAACTGCTGGGGACCACCTGGTGGCCCTGTTCGCGAAAAAACTCCAAAAACGCGGTGCGAATCTCTGCACTGGTGTTCATTAGTTCCAACCCGTTGGAGATGTTAGGACAACGTATAGCCTAGTGTACTGTTGCATGCTTGGCGGTGCTTTCAGAGCCCCCCAAAAGCGCCAGGACAAGGCACAGCGCGCAGGCAATGGTTATTCCCTTGTCAAGCGCTGCAACGCCGTCATGGCGTTTTTGGGGGGCTCCCTTCGGGCGAACCGCTGGCCGGCCATCTGCGGCGTTGCGTTTCTTGGAAAGGGCGCGCCATTCCCTGTGAAACGCGCCTTGCATCTGGCCGGCCAGATGCTCGCTGAAAGCACCGCCAAGCATGCAACAGTACACTAATCAATCCCACTCGTCCCCGCGCACAGCAGCGCGGATCTGCTCACTCTCAAAACCACGGTACTGCAGAAAGCGCATCTGTTTCGCGCGCTGCTTGAATTCCCCCGGGATTGGCTCCCCGAAGCGTTTGCGCCGCACCTGCGCAGCCAGCTCACACCAGTCGGCGTCAACTTCCGCCAACTGTCCGGCAATGACCCCGTCTTCGACGCCCCGCTCCCGCAATTCAGCACGAATACGAAGTGGTCCACACCCATTACTGACCCGGGAACGGACGAAGAATTCGGCAAAACGCACATCGGAGAGCAGGCCCCGGGATTCGAGATCGTCCAGGATCGGGTCTACCTGCTCCCGGTCAAATCCACGCCCATCGAGCTTAAAGGCCAGCTCCCGCCGCGAGTGTTCACGACGCGCCAGCAACCGGATGGCCGTTTCCCGGACCTCTGCATCGGATGCCATACCCATAAAAACGAGCCACCACTGAGACACAGGGCCGGAGAGGTGTCTTTGATTCCCCTCACTGCACTCTGTGGTTCAGTAACCCGATATCAGGCCTCTTCCGATTCTGCCACTGGCAGCTCGTCTGATTTGGTCGGTTTCGTCGTATCCGGGAGCAGTTTTTCCCGGATTTTGCCTTCGATTTCGGCGGCAATCTCCGGATTCTCCTTGAGGAAATTACGGGCGTTATCCTTACCCTGACCGATGCGGTTGCCACTGTAGCTGTACCAGGCGCCGGACTTGTCGACGATGCCCTGTTTCACGCCGAGATCGACGATCTCGCCCTCGCGGGAGATCCCCTGGCCGTAGAGAATGTCGAATTCGGTCTGTCGAAAGGGCGGGGCCACCTTGTTTTTAACTACCTTTACCCGGGTTTCGTTGCCAATCACCTCATCGCCCTTCTTGATGGCACCGATGCGGCGGATGTCCAGCCGAACGGAAGAGTAGAACTTGAGGGCATTGCCACCGGTGGTGGTCTCCGGACTGCCGAACATCACCCCGATCTTCATGCGGATCTGGTTGATAAAAATCACCAAGGTGTTGGAGCGCTTGATATTGGCGGTGAGCTTGCGCAGTGCCTGGGACATCAGGCGGGCCTGCAGGCCGACATGGGAGTCCCCCATCTCGCCTTCAATCTCGGCCTTGGGCGTCAGGGCAGCAACCGAGTCCACCACCACCACGTCCACGGCCCCGGAGCGCACCAGCATATCGGCGATTTCCAGTGCCTGCTCGCCGGTATCCGGCTGCGAAACCAGCAGGTCGTCCACATCCACTCCCAACTTGCCGGCATAACCCGGGTCCAGCGCGTGTTCGGCATCCACAAAGGCGCAGGTACCACCCACCTTCTGAGCCTCCGCGATGACCTCCAGGGTGAGCGTGGTCTTGCCGGAGGATTCAGGGCCGTAGATCTCGACGACGCGGCCCCGGGGAAGTCCGCCGATGCCCAGGGCGACATCCAGTCCCAGCGAACCGGTGGAAACGGCCTGTACATCGGCCACGGCGCCGGCATCGCCCATGCGCATCACCGAACCCTTGCCGAACTGTTTATCGATCTGACTCAGGGCAGCGCTGAGCGCCTTCCGCTTGTTGTCGTCCATCACTCGCCTCCGTCGTTTGGGTAGCGGCAGCTATTTCCATGCACCGCCGGGGATAGTTCAAGGCGAGATTATTTCATAGCCCGGGGGCCAGCGGCTAGATCAGTTGTGAGTTGCGAGTGGCCAGTTGCGAGGGAACACCTAAGTTAGAGCACCAAACACTAGCTACTCGCTACTCGCCACTAGCAACTAACCGCCAGCGCCGCAGAACCTGATATCGGGCGCCCTCGGGATGGGTTTCGGAGGCGACCAGCGCGAAGTCGGTTGCATGCCAGACGATGGGATTGATCTCCCGGAAACGGGGGCCCCGGTGAGCGCGTCGGCGCAGGGTCAGGTGGGTCCGGAACGGCCGCTCTTCCACCTTCAGCCCACAAAGGGACATGGCTGCGCGGAGGGCCATGGCCAGTTCCAGCAGTTCCGGGGATGTGTTGGACGTGGAGAGCCAAAGAGTGCGGGAGCGTGACCAGTAGCCAATGCGATCCAGCGTCAAGTCAAAGGATGTAACCGTCACCTCATCTGCTACCGCCTCGAGGCAGCCACGCTGCTCCGGTGTCACGCCTCCCAGGAATACCAGGGTCAGATGCATATTCTCATCCGGCACCCGCTTGCCGCCACAGCTCTTGGCACACTGTTCCGCCCAGTAGGCGATACGCTGCTGGACCGCGGCCTCCGGCCAGAGGGCGAAGAACAGCCGCTGACGCGTTGTGTCAGGTTCCGACAATCTCCAGCACCCCCTCAAGCGCAGTAATCACGGCGGCACGGCGCACCGCCTCGCGATCCCCACCGAAGCATTCATGCTGTGTCTGAAGCCGGTCGGCGGTGGCCCAGGCAAACCAGACCGTCCCCACCGGTTTGCGATCTGTGCCGCCGCCGGGTCCGGCAACACCGCTGATGGCCAGGGTCACACGGGCCCGGCTACGCGCCAAAGCCCCGGATGCCATCTCCCGCACGGCCGCCTCACTGACGGCACCATGAGTTGCGAGAGTCCGGGGCGAGACACCCAGCATCTCCTGCTTGGCTTCGTTGCTGTAGGTGACAAAACCGCGCTCGAACCAGCCGGAACTACCCGTCAGGTCGGTACAAACCTTGGCCACCCAGCCGCCGGTACAGGACTCGGCCGCAGCCAGCATGACGCCCTTTCCGGAAAGCCGTTCTGCCACCCGGCCCGCCAGCTCTGCCAATTGCTCATCCATCATGCACACCCGATTTTGCAAAGATCCCACCACAAGGACGCTGCCCCTCGTATCCCCTGAGAGTAGCGTCCGTCGACCAGCCGAGCGAAGACCCGAGGCAGATCAGGGGCCTTGGGACAGGTTCTGAAACAGCCTCCTTCCGACGCCATCGCTGAGCAAAATCAACCGTCGATACCTGCACAGGTGCTTGCGACTCACCATCGGCCATGGCCGCAACTCAGAGCCATAGCTATCAGACCCCCCACGAACGCGCAACCGCCCGGCTCCCCTGTATTCACCCGGGAGCCGGCCTGTTCACGCCCTGTACCTCTGGTAAAGTATCCCCATGAGCACAGCCAGCATCCAAGCCCCTGACAACACCCGACACACGCCCATGATGCAACAATACCTGCGCATCAAGGCAGAACATCCGGATCTGCTGCTGTTTTATCGCATGGGAGATTTTTACGAACTGTTTCACGACGATGCGCGACGCGCCGCGGAACTGCTCGATATCACCCTGACCCATCGTGGCCAGTCTGCCGGCGAACCGATCCCCATGGCGGGAGTTCCTCACCACTCGGCGGAGGGTTATCTGGCCCGGCTGATCCGCTTGGGGGAGTCGGTGGCCATCTGCGAACAGGTGGGGGATCCCGCCAAGTGCAAGGGCCCGGTGGAACGCAAGGTGGTGCGCATCGTCACCCCGGGCACCGTCACCGACGAAGCGCTGCTCGAGGAGCGCCGTGACAATCTGCTGACGGCGATCTCCATGCATGGCGAACGCTTCGGACTGGCCGCCATGGATGTCGGCAGTGGCCGCTTCACGGTTCAGGAACTGGAAGACAGGGAGACCCTTTCCGCCGAACTGGCCCGATTGACTCCTGCAGAAGTTCTGGTGGCTGAAGGGGTGGAGCTTCCGCTGCCCGCCGAGCAGCGCGGGCTAAGGCCGCTGCCACCCTGGCATTTCGAGAGCGCGGCGGCCCGCCGCCTGTTAACCGTGCAATTCGGCACCCGGGATCTCTCCGGTTTCGGCTGTGAACACCTGGAATTGGCCGTGGGCGCTGCCGGCGCATTGCTGCAGTATGTGCAGGAGACGCAGCGCACCGCCCTGCCCCATATCCGCGGCCTGCGGGTGGAGCAGCACGACGAGGCGATCGCCCTGGATGCGGCGAGCCGTCGCAATCTGGAGCTGGAGACCTCCCTCGGCGGCAATGCCGCCCATACCCTGGCCGGGGTCATGGACCGCACCGCCACGCCGATGGGCAGCCGCCTGCTGAGACGCTGGATCAACCGTCCCCTGCGCGACCAGCACACGGTCGGTGAAAGGCATGCCGCCGTGCAAGTGCTACTGGAGACCGACCACTTCACCGGCTTGCGGGAACTCCTGCGCGGCATCGGCGATGTGGAACGGATTCTGGCCCGCATCGCCATCCATACGGCCCGCCCCAGGGATCTGACCCAGTTACGCGAGGCCCTCGGGCGCCTGCCCGCTCTGCACGGCGAACTGGAGGGACTGGCAGCACCCCGGCTTTGCCGCCTCGCATCGGCACTCGGCGACTACCCCGAACTCCACGAGCATCTGGTCCGGGCGGTGGTGGACAATCCGCCGGTGGTCATCCGTGACGGCGGCGTCATCGCCCCCGGCTTCGATTCCGACCTCGACGAACTGCGTTCTCTCAGAGAGAACGCCGGCAACTTTCTGATGGAACTGGAGACGCGGGAGAGGGAGCAGACCGGCATTTCCACCCTGAAGGTGGGCTTCAACCGGGTCCATGGCTACTTCATCGAGGTTACAAAAACGCAGAGCGACCGGGTCCCGGCAACCTATATCCGCCGCCAGACCCTGAAGGGTGCGGAACGCTACATCACCCCGGAACTGAAAACCTTCGAAGACAAGGTGCTGTCGGCCAGTGAACGCGCCCTGGCCCGCGAGAAGGCACTCTACCAGGAGCTCCTCGAGCGCCTCTGCCAGGATCTGGCGCGCCTGCAGCAGACCGCCTCGGCACTTGCGGAGCTCGATGCCCTCAACAACCTGGCGGAGCGTGCGGACACCCTGAACCTGGTCCGGCCCTCGCTGGACGGTGAACCCGGGTTGAGCATCCGGGGAGGCCGCCACCCCGTGGTGGAGCAGGTGATGGATGAGCCTTTCGTGCCCAACGGTGTCGAACTGGACGACCAGCGCCGCATGCTGATCATCACCGGCCCCAACATGGGCGGCAAATCCACCTACATGCGCCAGACCGCGCTAATCGTGCTACTCGCCCACATCGGCAGCTTCGTCCCGGCACAGTCCGCCCGCATCGGGCCATTCGATCGCATCTTCACCCGCATCGGTGCCTCGGACGACCTGGCCAGCGGCCGCTCCACCTTCATGGTGGAGATGACCGAGACCGCCAATATCCTCCACAATGCCACCGACTGCAGTCTGGTGCTGATGGATGAGATCGGCCGCGGCACCAGTACCTTCGACGGCATGTCGCTGGCCTGGGCTTGTGCCCTGGAGCTGTCCCGCAAGCAGGCCTTCACCCTGTTCGCCACCCACTATTTCGAAATGACGACACTACCCGAGAGCATCAAGGGCATTGTCAATGTCCACCTCGATGCGGTGGAACACGGCGATCGCATCGTTTTTCTGCACGCCGTCAAAGAGGGTCCGGCCAGTCAGAGTTACGGACTCCAGGTCGCCGCGCTGGCCGGCGTCCCGCGCCATGTGGTCGAGCAGGCCCGCAGCAAACTCATCGAACTGGAAAACGAACGTGCGTATCATCAAACGGAACAGGACCCTGCCCGGCAAATGGCCCTGTTCACCAGGCCGGAAGCCCACCCGGCAGTTACTGCACTCGGTGAAGCCGACCCCGATGAACTTTCCCCGCGGCAGGCACTCGATCTGCTTTACCGATTGAAACGACTGTCCAGCTAAATACATGTTCCAAATCGTTCCAAATTGGTGTCCATGCATGTAGGAGCGACGGAAGTCGCGAAAAGCCGAATCGCGGCTTCCGCCGCTCCTACATATATCTCGGTATGTCACCAAAGAAGTGTGTTGGACACGAGTTCGGAACAGCTATTTAACTCTGGATACTCATCGCTTACGCAGAGAGCGCTGGTCGCAAAATCCTAGTCTCCCGGGTTTTCACTCCCTTTTAACAGCGCCTCAAAAGCCTCCAGCGGCAGCGGCTTGCTGAAGTAATAGCCCTGAATACCATCACAGCCCTGTTCCCGCAGACGGATGAGTTGTGACTCACTTTCCACCCCTTCGGCAATGACCTCGAGCTTGAGGCTATGGCCGAGCGAGATAATAGCGGCGGTGATCGCCGCACCATCCGCACTGAAAATGTCATCGACGAAAGAACGATCGATCTTGAGGCGATGTACCGGCAGGCTGCGCAGCTGACTGAAACTGGAATAACCGGTCCCGAAATCATCGATGGCGATATGCACACCCATATCCTTAAGCCGACCCAGAGTCTTGCGCGAGGCCTCTGGACTCTGCATGAGCTCACTTTCGGTGATCTCCAGCTCCAGCCAGTGCGGTTCGAGGCTCTCTTCCTTCAGCACGTCACCGACCAGCCAAACCATATCCCCTCGATCTAGCTGAATCGCGGAAAGATTCACCGCCATCCCTAATAGATGACCGGCATCATGCCATCGCCGTACCGTTCGGCAGGCATTACGCAATACCCACTCTCCTATGGGGATAATCAAGCCGGTGTCTGCGGCAACGGGAATGAACTGTTCCGGAGCAACCAGGCCCATCTCCGGACTCTGCCAACGGATCAGTGCCTCGGCAGCGAGGATCTGGCCACTGCTTGCATCGATCTGCGGCTGGTAGTGGAGTATAAATTCTTCACGTTCGAGCGCGCGCCGCAGCGCGTTTTCCAGCTTCAGCCGGGCAGTCGCCTGTACGTTGAGGTCGGTCGTGAAGAATCGGTAACTATTGCGGCCCTGCGCCTTGGCCCCGAACATCGCGGTATCAGCGGCCTTGATGAGACCATCCGGCGTCTGGGCATCTATCGGATAGAGCGCAATTCCCATGCTGCAGGTGACAAAGAGTTCCTCTCCCACCACTTCGAAGGGCCGGACAAACGCCGTCACGATTCTCTGGGCAACATCAACCGCCTGATCGGCATCCCGCAGGCTGTCCAGCAGCAACGTGAATTCGTCGCCGCCCTGGCGTGAGACCGTATCATCGGCATGAACGCACTGGGTCAATACCTGCGCCACCTGCTTGAGCAACTCGTCGCCGGCACTGGGGCCCAGACTATCGTTGATATCCTTGAAGCGATCCAGATCCAGCTGAACCACTGCGACCTGGCGGCGGTTACGCTCGGCATGAGCGAGCGCCTGACGCAAGCGGTCGAGCAGAAGCATCCGATTGGGCAATCCGGTCAATCGGTCATATTGCTCGATATAGCGAATGTGGGCCTCGGCTTCTTTCCTGGCGGTCACATCCTCCTGGATGGCAATGAAATGAGAAATGCTGCCGTCCTCGTCCAGTAACGGCGTAATCGTCTGATCGATCGTATAAAGGCTGCCGTCCTTGCGCCGGTTCACCACTTCATGCTGCCAGACTTCACCGCGCAGAATCTTCCGCCACAGCGACTCGTAAAAGGAGCGGTCATGCCGACCCGATTTCAGCAGGCTCGGCTTCTTGCCAATGACCTCGCTCTGACGGTAACCACTGAGACGGACAAAGGCACGGTTGACCCACTCGATATAGCCATCCGGATCGGTAATCAGGATGGCGTTGGCAGCGGCCTGAATGGCCGCTCCCTGCAAGCGGAGATCTGCCTGGTCGACGGACAGCATGTAGGCAACGGTTACCCGGCTGGCGAGATCACCGAGTCGCTGCATGGCCGGTGGCGAGAACGCGTCGGCATGTTGCGAATAGACGTTGAGTGCCCCGATCACTTCACCCTTCACCGCAATCAACGGCACTGCCGCCGAAGAGGCAAAGCCGTACTCTTCTGCGGCTTCCCGCCAGACTGCACTGGAAGGAGCAGTGATCCTGGTGGTGCGCGCCTCACCGGTGCGGATGGCATACCCCGTCGGTCCACGACTTTTCGGGCCGGCATCCCACCGCACTTCGATTTGACCGAGATAATCCTTCCTTTGCCCTGCCTGTGCGGCAATCGTGACCCTCCCATCATCTTCCCGGAGCCCCACCCACACCAGTGGAAACCGGAACATCCGTGCGACTTCCACACAGACCACCCGCAATACATCATCGGGCTCCATGCCCTCCAAAACCTGTTGATTGATGCGTTGCAGCAGTACGTTGGTATCTTCGTTACGTTTACGTTCGGTAATGTCGGTAACCATTGCCAGGGCTCCGGTGACACGACCTTGATCGTCCTGGATCGGGCTTGCGGAGACGATGGCCCAAAGTTCCCGACCATCCCGCCTGTGGAAGCAAATATCACGCGGCCCCGGGGAGCCGCGTGCCCGCAGCAAAAGCTGGTATTCCGCCCATTGCCGCGATTCATCGAGAAATTCCAACAGGGATGATGACTGCATCGATTCCACGGTCGTACCAAGCATCCCGGCCATGGTCGGATTGACAAACACCGTCTGCCCATGCGCGTCGGTCACCCACACTCCCT is a window from the Thiohalomonas denitrificans genome containing:
- the alaS gene encoding alanine--tRNA ligase, with amino-acid sequence MNTSAEIRTAFLEFFREQGHQVVPSSSLVPANDPTLLFTNAGMVQFKDAFLGLEQRSYSRAASVQRCVRAGGKHNDLDNVGYTARHHTFFEMLGNFSFGDYFKREAIGYAWDFLTRTCGLPAEKLWVTVYEDDDEAADIWLKELKIDPERFSRCGAKDNFWSMGETGPCGPCSEIFYDHGPDVPGGPPGSPDEDGDRYIEIWNLVFMQYDRDAKGELKPLPEPSVDTGMGLERLAAVMQGVHSNYEIDLFQHLIKAAAGLAGTTDLENKSLRVISDHIRSCAFLVVDGVIPSNEGRGYVLRRIIRRAVRHGHKLALREPFFHKLVAPLAEKMGDAYPELSESRARVEQILKQEEERFAETLEQGMAILEEAIGGLTGRDIPGKTLFKLYDTYGFPADLTADIARERNLSVDMAGFEREMEVQRERARSASQFSGEYAYQLEIEGETEFTGYESLTDSGEILELYADGKPTNILHEGQEGLVVLDRTPFYAESGGQVGDCGTLTGEQGSFDVRDTRKLGRVHAHFGMVSHGELRKGGMVKAHVDPDLRGDTVRHHSATHLLHAALRGILGEHVQQKGSLVAADRLRFDFSHFEAVTPEQLKEIEALVNQQIRENVPVEAEIMALEEARESGAMALFGEKYGNEVRVLRMGDFSVELCGGTHVQRTGDVGLCRILSEAGVAAGVRRIEAVCGAQALRHLDDSEARLDRVAGLVKGSRESVVEKVEQLVERSRGLEKELEKLKGKLASARGSDLVSRAVEVDGIKVLSANLEGADPKSLRDTMDQLKNKLGSAIIVLGTSGKGKVNLAAGVTRDLTDRVKAGDLVNTVAGQVGGKGGGRPDMAMAGGDRPEALDEALGSVEAWVRERLGG
- the pncC gene encoding nicotinamide-nucleotide amidase; this translates as MMDEQLAELAGRVAERLSGKGVMLAAAESCTGGWVAKVCTDLTGSSGWFERGFVTYSNEAKQEMLGVSPRTLATHGAVSEAAVREMASGALARSRARVTLAISGVAGPGGGTDRKPVGTVWFAWATADRLQTQHECFGGDREAVRRAAVITALEGVLEIVGT
- the csrA gene encoding carbon storage regulator CsrA; the encoded protein is MLILTRRVGETLVIGDEVTVTVLGIKGNQVRIGVNAPKDVSVHREEIYERIQREKNGEEVSSE
- a CDS encoding regulatory protein RecX, whose amino-acid sequence is MGMASDAEVRETAIRLLARREHSRRELAFKLDGRGFDREQVDPILDDLESRGLLSDVRFAEFFVRSRVSNGCGPLRIRAELRERGVEDGVIAGQLAEVDADWCELAAQVRRKRFGEPIPGEFKQRAKQMRFLQYRGFESEQIRAAVRGDEWD
- the recA gene encoding recombinase RecA; the encoded protein is MDDNKRKALSAALSQIDKQFGKGSVMRMGDAGAVADVQAVSTGSLGLDVALGIGGLPRGRVVEIYGPESSGKTTLTLEVIAEAQKVGGTCAFVDAEHALDPGYAGKLGVDVDDLLVSQPDTGEQALEIADMLVRSGAVDVVVVDSVAALTPKAEIEGEMGDSHVGLQARLMSQALRKLTANIKRSNTLVIFINQIRMKIGVMFGSPETTTGGNALKFYSSVRLDIRRIGAIKKGDEVIGNETRVKVVKNKVAPPFRQTEFDILYGQGISREGEIVDLGVKQGIVDKSGAWYSYSGNRIGQGKDNARNFLKENPEIAAEIEGKIREKLLPDTTKPTKSDELPVAESEEA
- the thpR gene encoding RNA 2',3'-cyclic phosphodiesterase, which codes for MSEPDTTRQRLFFALWPEAAVQQRIAYWAEQCAKSCGGKRVPDENMHLTLVFLGGVTPEQRGCLEAVADEVTVTSFDLTLDRIGYWSRSRTLWLSTSNTSPELLELAMALRAAMSLCGLKVEERPFRTHLTLRRRAHRGPRFREINPIVWHATDFALVASETHPEGARYQVLRRWRLVASGE
- a CDS encoding aspartate kinase; this translates as MALIVQKYGGTSVGSADRITNVARKVKTFRDRGDDIVVVVSAMSGETNRLTDLAKSIMPEPDVREMDVLLSTGEQVTIALLSMALQQLGCEARSYTGAQVNILTDSAHSKARILGIDEERVREDLGAGRVVVVAGFQGMDEEGNITTLGRGGSDTTAVALAAALTADECQIYTDVDGVYTTDPRVVSGARRLERVTFEEMLEMASQGSKVLQIRAVEFAGKYNVPLRVLSSFQEGPGTLITYEEDGMEEPLISGIAFNRDEAKLTIQGVPDQPGIASSILGPIGEANIEVDMIVQNVSADGSMTDFTFTVHRNDYQNALDMLRKTANEVGAREVAGDNRIAKISLVGVGMRSHAGIASTMFAALAKESINIRMISTSEIKISVVIDEKYLELGVRALHNAFKLDQEPVASTEA